Proteins encoded in a region of the Raphanus sativus cultivar WK10039 unplaced genomic scaffold, ASM80110v3 Scaffold0690, whole genome shotgun sequence genome:
- the LOC108820715 gene encoding uncharacterized protein LOC108820715 codes for MAEQTTMDPTSPATLVSVSSPNPPKKENTNPIDSKLLTELNESRAELLNRIWNLKQDLQSWRGKLDTQVQVYREELSGLKKTLNLEVEQLREEFKELKTTLNQQQDDVSASLKSLGLQDDSKDSKEQMVTKERVEARLTDENAKEAEP; via the exons ATGGCGGAGCAGACCACCATGGATCCAACATCACCCGCGACTCTTGTCTCCGTATCTTCTCCTAATCCTCCT AAGAAAGAAAACACCAATCCTATTGATTCAAAGCTCCTCACG GAACTCAACGAATCAAGGGCCGAGTTGCTTAATAGGATCTGGAATCTGAAACAG GACTTGCAAAGTTGGAGAGGCAAGCTGGACACACAAGTTCAAGTCTACCGTGAG GAGCTCTCTGGGTTAAAGAAGACTCTGAATCTTGAAGTTGAGCAGCTCCGTGAG GAATTCAAAGAACTGAAAACTACCTTGAATCAGCAGCAAGATGATGTTTCTGCCAGCCTTAAAAGCTTAGGC CTACAAGATGACTCCAAAGATTCAAAAGAGCAAATGGTGACGAAAGAGAGAGTGGAAGCTCGATTGACTGATGAGAATGCGAAAGAAGCTGAGCCTTAG
- the LOC108820716 gene encoding heat shock factor-binding protein, whose protein sequence is MDGHDSEDSKQSTADMTAFVQNLLQQMQSRFQTMSDSIITKIDDMGGRINELEQSINDLRAEMGVEGTPPPASKSGDEPKPPAGST, encoded by the exons ATG GATGGGCACGATTCTGAGGATTCTAAGCAGAGCACTGCTGATATGACTGCTTTT GTCCAGAATCTCCTGCAGCAGATG CAAAGCAGGTTCCAGACAATGTCCGACTCCATCATTACTAAGA TCGATGATATGGGAGGCAGAATCAATGAGCTGGAGCAGAGCATCAATGATCTAAGAGCCGAGATGGGAGTTGAAGGCACTCCTCCTCCTGCCTCCAAGTCAGGAGATGAACCAAAACCACCGGCTGGTTCCACTTGA
- the LOC108820758 gene encoding uncharacterized protein LOC108820758, whose product MALRNIENALPISQERPKKLPKLSKNPEIGGLNDENILVPPPTESTIDYIASENLKPFPDPESSVQRLLEELASKDWIKVCESLNNTRRFAVYHSSLLLPILEKLMVVMVKAMKNPRSALCKTSIMACSDIFKAFGEKLTLLKTMDDLLLQLLMKASQDKKFVCEEADKALNTMVNSVDSLPLLRKLNAYVRHSNPRVRAKAAVSTSNCVSKMEVNEMEEFGMVVIVQMAADLLNDKLPEAREAARSMVNSVYEKFTWNEEEEGNKQEAWQRFCEKNLTGLNAQAMIKIVSSQ is encoded by the exons ATGGCGCTGAGAAACATCGAAAACGCTCTTCCGATCTCGCAGGAACGACCTAAGAAGCTTCCGAAACTCTCAAAGAACCCAGAGATTGGTGGTCTGAACGACGAAAACATCCTCGTACCTCCTCCCACTGAATCAACCATCGACTACATCGCTTCTGAAAATCTCAAACCGTTTCCAGATCCAGAATCCTCTGTTCAG AGGTTACTTGAAGAATTAGCATCAAAGGATTGGATCAAAGTGTGTGAATCACTCAACAACACAAGGAGATTCGCAGTTTATCACTCTTCTCTGTTGCTACCAATTCT AGAAAAGCTTATGGTTGTGATGGTGAAAGCGATGAAGAACCCTAGAAGCGCCTTGTGCAAGACTTCGATTATGGCTTGTTCTGATATCTTCAAAGCATTTGGAGAAAAGTTGACTCTTTTGAAAACGATGGACGATCTg TTATTACAGCTGCTAATGAAAGCTTCACAAGACAAGAAGTTTGTTTGTGAAGAAGCAGACAAAGCGCTGAACACGATGGTTAACTCGGTGGATTCTTTGCCTCTTCTGCGTAAGCTCAACGCTTATGTCCGACACAGTAACCCTCGTGTTAGGGCCAAAGCTGCTGTGTCTACTTCGAACTGCGTTTCTAAAATG GAGGTGAATGAAATGGAGGAGTTCGGGATGGTTGTGATTGTGCAAATGGCTGCGGATTTGTTGAATGATAAGTTACCAGAGGCAAGGGAGGCTGCGAGGAGTATGGTGAACTCTGTTTACGAGAAATTCACAtggaatgaagaagaagaaggaaacaaaCAAGAAGCTTGGCAGAGGTTTTGTGAGAAGAATCTAACAGGGCTCAATGCACAAGCCATGATCAAGATCGTCTCATCTCAATAA